Genomic window (Microbacterium oxydans):
CCGCGAACCAGCGGATGGACTCGATCGCGCCGGGCACGTCGTTGTCGCGGCACTCCGTGATCGGCTTGCCCGCATCCTCGCTGTCGAGACGGGCCAGCGTCTCGGCGTCGCGCTGCATCAGCTCGGCCAGGCGCAGCAGCGCGGCGGCGCGCTCCCGCGGCGACGCACCCGACCAGACGCCGGAGCGATGCACCTCGAGCGCATCCGCGGTGTGGCGGGCGACCTCGGCGGCCGTGGTCACCGGCATCCGGGCGATCTCGGTGCCGTCGCCGGGGTTGCGGATGATCACGGTGTCGGTGTTCGTCACGGGGTCTCCACCAGTTCGGGCACGCCGTCGCGGCGCACGATGTGTCCTGCATCCTCCAGCTGACGCAGGTAGGTCGCCAGGCCCCGCTCGCCGCGTCGACGGAACAGCGCCATCAGCCGGGGCAGGGCGTTGGGGAACAGCATCGCGACGCGCAGCAGCACGGATTCGCCGCGGCGCGGGTAGACCTCCAGCCGCGGGCGATCCAGCAGGGAGACCAGGGCGCGGGCCACCGCGTCCGGCGGCTGCGGAGGATCCTGGAACTGCAGGGAGTTGCCGCCGTCGATGGCCTCCTGCCGCAGCATCCGGGTATCCGTCGCCGACGGCATCACCGACCCCGCGATGATGCCGCGGGCACGCAGGTCGAGGCCGATCGACAGCATCGCGCCGCGGAGTCCGAACTTGCTCGCGGTGTAGATCGGCGTCTCCCCCAGCGGGAAGATCCCGCCCAGCGACACGGTGGTCGCCACCCGGGGGTCGTCGGACCGATGCAGCAGCGGCACCGCCAGGCGGGTGAGCACGAGGGGCGAGACCATGTTCACCTCGATCTCCTGCCGGATGCTGTCGACGCTGCGCTGATCGAACCGCTCCGAGTTCGTCATGCCGATGTTGTTGACCAGCACGTCGATGCGACCGTGGACGCGTCCGATGTCGTCGACCAGGGCGCGCACCGCGCTCTCGTCGGTCAGGTCGCAGAGGTGCGTGCTGTGTCCAGCCCCCGGCAGCAGGTCGACCGCCGCCTGCAGGGCACCCTCGCGCCGGTCCACGAGCGCGAGCACGGCCCCGGCCGCGGCCGCCCGCG
Coding sequences:
- a CDS encoding SDR family NAD(P)-dependent oxidoreductase — its product is MSFDFRGTVIVVTGGAGDIARAFSARAAAAGAVLALVDRREGALQAAVDLLPGAGHSTHLCDLTDESAVRALVDDIGRVHGRIDVLVNNIGMTNSERFDQRSVDSIRQEIEVNMVSPLVLTRLAVPLLHRSDDPRVATTVSLGGIFPLGETPIYTASKFGLRGAMLSIGLDLRARGIIAGSVMPSATDTRMLRQEAIDGGNSLQFQDPPQPPDAVARALVSLLDRPRLEVYPRRGESVLLRVAMLFPNALPRLMALFRRRGERGLATYLRQLEDAGHIVRRDGVPELVETP